The Altererythrobacter sp. CAU 1644 genome has a window encoding:
- the pgmG gene encoding phosphoglucomutase/phosphomannomutase PgmG translates to MKHDFHPTVLREYDIRGIIGETLGPDDARAIGRGFATLLSRAGGSKVAVGFDGRVSSPILEHALIEGLTSSGCDVVRVGMGPTPMLYYAEASAEEVDGGIQITGSHNPANYNGFKMVFQGRPFFGEDIQTLGRMAAEGDWIDGTGEVENREIMGEYVERLLAGLDGIDRDALSSLKVGWDAGNGAAGPALEALAARLPGEHHLLFTEVDGNFPNHHPDPTVEANLEDLKALVAAKQLDFGVAFDGDGDRIGAVDGEGRVIWGDQLLMIYAEDLLTRRGNATIIADVKASRALFDHVAKCGGEPLMWKTGHSLIKSKMKETGSPLAGEMSGHVFFADTYYGYDDALYAGVRLIAAAARLGKSVTQLRGEMPAMLNTPEMRFQVDESRKFAAIEEIAARIAASDAVADTTDGVRVTTDDGWWLLRASNTQDVLVARAESETEAGLGRLLVQIDEQLALSGLERGESVGH, encoded by the coding sequence CCGACCGTTCTGCGCGAATACGACATCCGCGGGATCATTGGCGAGACGCTCGGGCCCGACGACGCACGGGCGATCGGCCGCGGCTTCGCTACCTTGCTCAGCCGCGCCGGCGGTTCGAAGGTCGCGGTCGGGTTTGACGGGCGGGTGAGTTCGCCGATCCTCGAACACGCGCTGATCGAGGGGCTGACCTCGAGCGGCTGCGACGTGGTGCGGGTCGGCATGGGGCCAACCCCCATGCTCTATTACGCGGAGGCATCAGCCGAAGAGGTGGACGGCGGCATTCAGATAACTGGCAGCCACAATCCCGCCAATTATAACGGCTTCAAGATGGTATTTCAGGGGCGCCCCTTCTTCGGGGAGGACATCCAGACGCTCGGCCGGATGGCTGCCGAGGGCGACTGGATCGATGGCACCGGCGAAGTCGAGAACCGCGAGATCATGGGCGAGTATGTCGAGCGGCTGCTCGCCGGGCTCGATGGGATCGACCGCGATGCGCTCTCCTCGCTCAAGGTTGGCTGGGATGCCGGGAACGGTGCCGCCGGACCTGCGCTTGAGGCGCTCGCCGCGCGGCTGCCGGGGGAGCATCACTTGCTGTTCACCGAGGTCGACGGCAATTTTCCCAATCATCATCCCGATCCCACTGTCGAAGCCAATCTGGAGGATCTGAAGGCGCTCGTCGCGGCCAAGCAGCTCGATTTCGGAGTGGCTTTCGATGGCGACGGCGACCGGATCGGCGCAGTCGACGGCGAGGGGCGTGTGATCTGGGGCGACCAGTTGCTGATGATCTATGCCGAAGACCTGCTCACGCGCCGCGGGAATGCGACGATTATTGCCGATGTGAAGGCCAGCCGCGCCCTGTTCGACCATGTCGCGAAATGCGGTGGCGAGCCGCTGATGTGGAAGACCGGCCACTCGCTGATTAAGTCCAAAATGAAGGAAACTGGTTCGCCGCTGGCGGGCGAGATGAGCGGACATGTGTTCTTCGCCGACACCTATTACGGCTATGACGATGCGCTCTACGCGGGCGTGCGGCTGATCGCCGCGGCGGCGCGGCTGGGCAAATCGGTGACACAGTTGCGCGGCGAAATGCCCGCCATGCTCAATACGCCCGAGATGCGATTCCAGGTCGATGAGAGCCGCAAGTTCGCCGCGATCGAGGAAATTGCTGCGCGCATTGCTGCCAGCGATGCCGTGGCCGACACCACCGATGGCGTGCGCGTCACGACGGACGACGGCTGGTGGCTGCTGCGCGCATCGAACACGCAGGACGTACTTGTCGCCCGCGCTGAGAGCGAAACCGAGGCGGGCCTCGGGCGCTTGCTGGTGCAGATCGACGAGCAACTGGCCCTGTCGGGCCTCGAGCGCGGCGAAAGCGTCGGGCACTGA